The genomic interval TTACAAGGCCGTCTTTGTCAACCCCGCCTACACCGCGCTCTGCGCCCGTCTGCTAAAGGGCTCCGGAGTGCACGTGGGTTCGGTGGCCGGATTCCCGCTGGGCGCGACGACGACCGAGGTCAAGGTCTTTGAAGCGCAGGAAGGCGAGAACCACGGCGCCGAGGAAATCGACATGGTGGCCAATGTCGGTGCGATCAAGTCGGGCGATTGGGCGCTGTTCGGAAAAGACGTCACTGGAGTTCGTAAAGCATTATCGCGCAATACGATACTCAAGGTTATTCTTGAGTGTACCTTACTTGATCA from Candidatus Zixiibacteriota bacterium carries:
- the deoC gene encoding deoxyribose-phosphate aldolase, whose amino-acid sequence is MGESNQRDEFRGRIRSDIDLAGCIDAALLKTEVTAADIEKLCREAAELHYKAVFVNPAYTALCARLLKGSGVHVGSVAGFPLGATTTEVKVFEAQEGENHGAEEIDMVANVGAIKSGDWALFGKDVTGVRKALSRNTILKVILECTLLDHDEKVAAATIAADCGVDFVKTSTGMFGQATAADVALLFETVGG